From Bifidobacterium sp. ESL0790, one genomic window encodes:
- a CDS encoding helix-turn-helix transcriptional regulator: MGHITVTLDDILAERRMTLTELSQRVGVTVANLSILKTGKARAVRFTTLAAICEELDCQPADLLHYERASPEDAEAPSASKSFARK; the protein is encoded by the coding sequence ATGGGACACATCACGGTAACCCTGGACGACATCCTCGCCGAACGGCGCATGACCCTCACCGAACTCTCGCAGCGCGTGGGCGTGACGGTGGCGAACCTCTCCATCCTCAAAACCGGCAAGGCCCGGGCGGTGCGCTTCACCACCCTCGCCGCCATCTGCGAGGAGCTCGATTGCCAACCCGCCGATCTGCTGCACTATGAGCGGGCGAGCCCGGAAGATGCGGAAGCACCTAGCGCTTCCAAGTCGTTCGCAAGAAAATAA
- a CDS encoding DUF2975 domain-containing protein, translating to MGSQQSKDTRDARISRREPGNDNGGRGAHMSHHTLAILLEITDACVVAACLALAIIVIPAAEKAGELKQGSAILTAIGMLPLAVVAVCAWRLFSAIGREETFTPGNIRRLRIAAMAFAISATVWLVELIVALVVTTDSRRLVILGLGMAFLFCLVLAVVSSALASLTAAATELKNDNDLVI from the coding sequence ATGGGATCTCAACAGTCCAAAGACACCCGGGACGCCCGGATTTCGCGGCGGGAACCAGGAAACGACAACGGCGGGCGCGGCGCGCACATGTCGCACCACACGCTCGCCATCCTGCTCGAGATCACCGACGCCTGCGTGGTCGCCGCGTGCCTGGCGCTGGCGATCATCGTGATTCCCGCAGCCGAAAAAGCCGGTGAGCTCAAGCAAGGCTCGGCCATTCTCACCGCTATCGGAATGCTGCCTTTGGCCGTGGTGGCCGTATGCGCGTGGAGGCTGTTCTCGGCGATCGGACGCGAGGAGACCTTCACGCCCGGCAACATCCGCCGCTTGCGGATAGCCGCCATGGCCTTCGCCATCTCGGCGACGGTGTGGCTGGTGGAGCTCATCGTGGCCCTCGTCGTCACCACCGACAGCAGGCGCCTCGTCATCCTGGGGTTGGGCATGGCGTTCCTCTTCTGCCTGGTGCTCGCCGTGGTCTCCTCGGCCCTCGCCTCGCTGACGGCCGCCGCCACCGAGCTCAAAAACGACAACGACCTGGTGATCTGA
- a CDS encoding MsnO8 family LLM class oxidoreductase, which yields MTVRLAVHDLLMLNTGETPKENVQKTKGLVQYVESLGYSRYWFSEHHGFPASASIAPELLVAYYAAATKNIRLGTGGTMIMHYSPLKLAETFKTLEAIAPGRIDLGLGRAPGGGPTEIMALSEGRPQFDRDPQMYGKINDILALLKGTQATEASPLYRNVFAAPDTGEDVPEPWMLGSSGQSALKAAELGLGYSFVKWFGYNPGISPSVFREYRESFKPSVFFDHPIVSMDYRVLITETEEELRRHEKSFELSYLTLGHPQATLISPDRAESYVYTESDEERLKHAYANRILIKGTKQQVKDILDDEIAAYQIDELMVHVPIYSLQARKNTYKYLAEMYL from the coding sequence GTGACCGTGAGACTAGCCGTCCATGATTTGTTGATGCTCAACACCGGGGAGACCCCGAAAGAGAACGTGCAGAAGACCAAGGGGCTCGTCCAATACGTCGAAAGCCTTGGCTACAGCCGGTATTGGTTCTCCGAGCACCATGGTTTCCCGGCCAGCGCCAGCATCGCACCCGAGCTGCTCGTCGCCTACTATGCGGCCGCCACGAAGAACATCCGGCTTGGCACCGGCGGCACGATGATCATGCACTATTCGCCGCTAAAGCTTGCGGAGACCTTCAAGACGCTCGAGGCCATCGCGCCCGGCCGTATCGATTTGGGTCTGGGGCGTGCTCCCGGCGGAGGTCCCACGGAAATCATGGCGTTGTCCGAAGGACGGCCGCAATTTGACCGTGACCCTCAGATGTACGGCAAGATCAACGATATTCTCGCGCTGCTCAAAGGCACTCAGGCCACCGAGGCTAGTCCGCTGTATCGTAACGTGTTCGCGGCTCCCGATACCGGTGAGGATGTACCGGAGCCGTGGATGTTGGGCTCGAGCGGTCAATCGGCGTTGAAAGCCGCCGAGCTCGGTCTGGGTTATAGCTTCGTGAAATGGTTTGGCTACAATCCAGGCATTTCGCCCAGCGTTTTCCGAGAATACCGCGAATCCTTCAAACCGAGCGTCTTCTTCGACCATCCAATCGTCAGCATGGATTATCGCGTGCTCATCACCGAAACTGAAGAGGAGCTGCGGCGTCACGAAAAGTCGTTCGAGCTGTCGTATCTGACGCTTGGTCACCCGCAAGCCACGTTGATTTCCCCGGATAGGGCCGAATCGTATGTCTATACTGAGTCCGATGAGGAACGGTTGAAGCACGCCTACGCTAACCGGATTCTGATCAAGGGCACAAAGCAGCAGGTCAAGGATATTTTGGACGACGAGATCGCCGCCTACCAGATTGACGAGCTGATGGTTCATGTCCCGATCTACAGTCTCCAGGCGCGCAAGAACACCTACAAATATCTGGCCGAGATGTACTTGTAA